A genomic window from Serratia liquefaciens includes:
- a CDS encoding energy transducer TonB family protein: MYLLYRSRHLFSWLPALIVVGCVLFASQQAALKIQPRYDETAMELALVEPEPQPQPQPEPEPPVETPPQPEPPPPEPEPLPEPVVPAPEPIVEAKPVPKPQPKPKPKPVKEKAKPVEKARPVAVPTAPRTLVSKPAAQPVPPAPAAPKVNAQAIENGYLQALRHELEQRKRYPSGRQASLERPQGNVEVWLEVDRSGRVISSGITNKAPSMLLNRAALSSLQSISQVKPFPSEAFNGQTTKRFSATFNYQAP, translated from the coding sequence ATGTATCTGCTCTATCGTTCACGTCACCTTTTCAGCTGGTTGCCGGCGCTGATCGTCGTGGGCTGCGTGCTGTTCGCCAGCCAACAGGCGGCGCTGAAAATTCAGCCGCGCTATGACGAAACCGCCATGGAGCTGGCATTGGTCGAGCCGGAACCTCAGCCACAGCCACAGCCGGAACCGGAGCCGCCGGTTGAAACCCCACCGCAACCCGAGCCACCGCCGCCGGAACCTGAGCCCCTTCCTGAACCCGTGGTGCCTGCACCTGAGCCGATTGTCGAGGCCAAACCGGTGCCCAAGCCGCAGCCGAAACCCAAACCCAAGCCGGTGAAGGAGAAAGCCAAGCCGGTGGAAAAGGCCAGGCCGGTCGCGGTGCCGACAGCGCCGAGAACCCTGGTCAGCAAGCCCGCCGCACAACCTGTTCCGCCGGCTCCGGCGGCCCCGAAGGTGAACGCGCAGGCGATCGAAAACGGTTATCTGCAGGCATTGCGCCATGAGCTGGAGCAGCGCAAGCGCTATCCCAGCGGGCGACAGGCCTCGCTTGAACGGCCGCAGGGCAACGTCGAGGTGTGGCTGGAGGTGGATCGCAGCGGTCGGGTGATCTCGTCCGGCATCACCAATAAGGCCCCCAGCATGCTGCTCAACCGTGCGGCGCTGAGCAGTTTGCAAAGTATCAGCCAGGTGAAGCCGTTCCCAAGTGAGGCTTTCAACGGGCAGACAACCAAAAGATTTTCAGCCACGTTCAATTATCAGGCGCCTTGA